One segment of Bradyrhizobium sp. WD16 DNA contains the following:
- a CDS encoding O-antigen ligase — translation MNGGMPAAATIPGASSWWRRWREPAVQMRSVDVLAAAVAASLPWSTSATGILMALWFIALVPTLRWHELKATLLRPASLLPLAFAALSIVGILWADANWAARLHGTNPLAKLIAIPFLIYHFQRSSRGHWVFIAFLAACGALLALSFAVAVVPFTPVSKLNTGVPVKNYIDQSQEFALCLFVLALPLLRLLQARRWALAAACAALMLAFFANMMFVVSARTALVYMPVMLGLFAFLHLSRRAMALVLVSAAAVAVAVWFSSPYLRQRVDNIAAEYHDYQTNAVSSTAQRLEYWRKSLKFIAASPLIGNGTGATRELFERDAAGQTGLLAEVIANPHNQTLNVAVQWGLIGVVLLYAMWISHLVLFRRGGTDLAAWTGLLVVVQNMVSSLLNSHLFDFHEGWMYVLGVGVAGGMVLRRAGRATAHAAGARQGGDDLVFGELADNRR, via the coding sequence ATGAACGGCGGCATGCCGGCCGCGGCCACCATCCCCGGAGCTTCGTCGTGGTGGCGGCGCTGGCGTGAGCCGGCGGTGCAGATGCGCAGCGTGGACGTTCTTGCTGCGGCGGTTGCGGCCTCTTTGCCCTGGTCGACCTCGGCGACGGGGATCCTGATGGCGCTGTGGTTCATCGCCCTCGTGCCGACGCTGCGCTGGCACGAGCTGAAGGCGACGCTGCTGCGTCCCGCCTCGCTGCTGCCGCTCGCCTTCGCGGCGCTTTCCATTGTCGGCATCTTGTGGGCGGATGCGAACTGGGCGGCGCGGCTGCACGGCACCAATCCGCTCGCCAAGCTGATCGCGATCCCGTTCCTGATCTACCATTTCCAGCGATCGAGCCGCGGCCACTGGGTCTTCATCGCCTTCCTCGCCGCCTGCGGCGCGCTGCTCGCGCTGTCGTTCGCGGTCGCGGTGGTGCCTTTTACGCCGGTCTCCAAGCTCAATACCGGCGTGCCGGTGAAGAACTATATCGACCAGAGCCAGGAATTCGCGCTGTGCCTGTTCGTGCTGGCGCTGCCGCTGCTGCGCCTCCTCCAGGCGCGGCGCTGGGCGCTCGCCGCCGCCTGCGCCGCACTGATGCTGGCATTTTTCGCCAACATGATGTTCGTGGTATCGGCCCGCACCGCCCTGGTCTATATGCCGGTGATGCTCGGCCTGTTCGCGTTCCTGCACCTGTCGCGCCGCGCCATGGCGCTGGTGCTGGTGTCGGCCGCCGCGGTGGCCGTGGCGGTGTGGTTCTCCTCGCCTTATCTGCGCCAGCGCGTCGACAACATCGCCGCCGAGTATCACGACTATCAGACCAATGCAGTGAGCTCGACCGCCCAGCGCCTCGAATACTGGCGCAAGTCGCTCAAATTCATCGCCGCCTCGCCCCTGATCGGCAACGGCACCGGGGCAACCCGCGAGCTGTTCGAGCGCGATGCGGCCGGCCAGACCGGGCTGCTCGCCGAGGTGATCGCCAATCCCCACAACCAGACTCTCAACGTCGCGGTGCAGTGGGGGCTGATCGGCGTCGTCCTGCTCTATGCCATGTGGATCAGCCATCTGGTGCTGTTTCGGCGTGGCGGCACCGATCTTGCCGCCTGGACCGGTCTCCTGGTCGTCGTGCAGAACATGGTGAGCTCGCTGCTCAATTCGCATCTGTTCGATTTTCACGAAGGCTGGATGTATGTTCTGGGCGTCGGCGTCGCCGGCGGCATGGTGCTGCGCCGGGCGGGACGAGCGACGGCGCACGCGGCCGGCGCCAGGCAGGGCGGGGACGATTTGGTGTTCGGCGAACTGGCAGACAATCGGCGATGA
- a CDS encoding SDR family NAD(P)-dependent oxidoreductase: protein MIRRLYGLTWRNWLIAAHDALATAAALLVTVVLRFEGPDLTGRLPLLLWILPYFVLFSFVTCYLFQLTTTKWRFISFPDLLNIVKAAMVLALVLLVLDYIFLAPNVYGTFFLGKITIVLYWFIEIFFLSGARLAYRYFRYTRTRNQARVIDAAPALLIGRAADAEVLLRAIENGAVKRLWPVGILSPSPSDRGQSIRGIPVLGAVDDLADVVADFSRREKPIDRVVMLPSAFDQQVQPESVLMRSRKLGLTVSRLPSLEESRDVPQLAPVAVEDLLLRPSVKIDYSRLEALVRGKSVAVTGGGGSIGSEICERMVAFGAARLLIIEHAEPALHAVVEQLGLRGAATVIEGRIADIRDRDRIMRLLAEFRPNMVFHAAALKHVPILERDWGEGVKTNIFGSVNVADAAVACGADAMVMISTDKAIEPVSMLGLTKRFAEMYCQAVDRQLATKGNGKPPMRLISVRFGNVLASNGSVVPKFKAQIEAGGPVTVTHPDMVRYFMTIREACDLVVTAATHALQPQRPDVSVYVLNMGQPVRIVDLAERMIRLSGLQPGYDIDVVFTGIRPGERLNEILFAHQEPTADIGIAGIVAAQPNEPPLATLRSWLEALQRAVATEDRGVIEGVLKDAVPEFGISGQADR, encoded by the coding sequence ATGATACGACGACTCTACGGCTTGACCTGGCGGAACTGGCTGATTGCCGCGCATGATGCGCTGGCGACCGCCGCTGCTTTGCTCGTGACCGTCGTTCTGCGCTTCGAGGGACCGGATCTGACCGGTCGGTTGCCGCTGCTGCTGTGGATTCTACCCTATTTCGTGCTGTTCAGCTTCGTGACCTGCTACCTCTTCCAGCTCACCACGACGAAATGGCGGTTCATTTCCTTCCCGGATCTGCTCAACATCGTCAAGGCCGCGATGGTGTTGGCGCTGGTGTTGCTGGTGCTGGACTACATTTTCCTTGCGCCGAACGTCTACGGCACGTTCTTTCTCGGCAAGATCACCATCGTCCTCTACTGGTTCATCGAGATCTTCTTTCTCTCCGGGGCGCGGCTCGCCTATCGCTATTTCCGCTACACCCGCACACGCAACCAGGCGCGGGTGATCGATGCCGCGCCGGCGCTCCTGATCGGCCGGGCGGCCGATGCCGAAGTCCTGCTGCGCGCCATCGAGAACGGCGCCGTCAAGCGGCTGTGGCCAGTCGGCATACTGTCACCGTCGCCGTCCGACCGCGGCCAATCGATCCGCGGCATTCCGGTGCTCGGGGCGGTCGATGATCTGGCCGACGTGGTCGCCGATTTCAGCCGCCGTGAGAAGCCGATCGACCGCGTCGTGATGCTGCCCTCGGCCTTCGACCAGCAGGTCCAGCCGGAATCGGTCCTGATGCGCTCGCGCAAGCTCGGCCTGACGGTGAGCCGGCTGCCGTCGCTGGAGGAGAGCCGCGACGTGCCGCAGCTCGCCCCGGTGGCGGTCGAGGACCTGCTGCTGCGGCCAAGCGTCAAGATCGACTACAGCCGGCTCGAAGCGCTGGTGCGCGGCAAGTCGGTCGCGGTGACCGGCGGCGGCGGCTCCATCGGCTCGGAGATCTGCGAGCGCATGGTCGCCTTCGGCGCCGCGCGGCTTCTGATCATCGAGCATGCCGAGCCGGCGCTGCACGCGGTGGTCGAGCAGCTGGGGCTGCGCGGCGCCGCGACCGTGATCGAAGGCCGCATCGCCGATATCCGAGACCGCGACCGCATCATGCGCCTTCTGGCCGAATTCCGGCCGAACATGGTGTTCCACGCCGCGGCGCTGAAGCACGTGCCGATCCTCGAGCGCGACTGGGGCGAGGGGGTCAAGACCAACATCTTCGGCTCGGTCAATGTCGCCGATGCCGCGGTCGCCTGCGGCGCCGATGCCATGGTGATGATCTCGACCGACAAGGCGATCGAGCCGGTGTCGATGCTGGGACTGACCAAGCGCTTCGCCGAGATGTATTGCCAGGCGGTCGATCGCCAGCTCGCGACCAAGGGCAACGGCAAGCCGCCGATGCGCCTGATCTCGGTGCGCTTCGGCAATGTGCTTGCCTCCAACGGCTCGGTGGTGCCGAAGTTCAAGGCGCAGATCGAGGCGGGCGGTCCGGTCACCGTCACCCATCCCGACATGGTGCGCTACTTCATGACCATCCGCGAAGCCTGCGACCTCGTGGTGACGGCGGCGACCCATGCCCTGCAGCCGCAGCGGCCCGACGTCTCGGTCTACGTCCTCAACATGGGTCAGCCGGTCAGGATCGTCGATCTCGCCGAGCGCATGATCCGTCTATCGGGACTGCAGCCCGGCTACGACATCGATGTCGTGTTCACCGGCATCCGGCCCGGCGAGCGGCTCAATGAGATCCTGTTCGCCCATCAGGAGCCGACCGCCGATATCGGCATCGCCGGCATCGTGGCGGCGCAGCCCAACGAGCCGCCGCTGGCCACCTTGCGCAGCTGGCTCGAAGCGCTGCAGCGCGCGGTCGCCACCGAAGACCGCGGCGTCATCGAGGGCGTTCTCAAGGATGCGGTGCCTGAGTTCGGGATTTCCGGTCAGGCTGATCGCTGA
- a CDS encoding glycosyltransferase family 4 protein, which yields MVATDQLQAMPLAAAALAVAAALACAVLILALFPLLRRYALARPNARSSHKVPTPQGGGIAIIAACLGAAVLSPLLGGPTVPVAVVGAALLLAAIGTLDDLRPIPVLPRFALQAVAVALVLVVLPAEFRILPPLPLVLERGLAFFALVWFVNLTNFMDGLDWMTVAEMLPLTATLSVFALIGTAPAAIAPVTLGLAGALVGFAPFNAPVARLFMGDVGSLPIGLLVGWALVLLAGAGHLAAALLLPLYYLADATLTLLSRLRRGEKVWVAHRTHFYQRATDHGFTVREVVGTVFALNLALATLAGLSVALSTVAADIVLLAVGTVAVATVLRRFGRKPA from the coding sequence ATGGTGGCGACGGATCAGCTTCAGGCGATGCCGCTCGCGGCTGCCGCGCTGGCGGTTGCCGCGGCGCTTGCTTGCGCCGTCCTGATCCTGGCGCTGTTCCCGCTGCTGCGGCGCTACGCGCTGGCGCGCCCCAACGCCCGCTCCTCGCACAAGGTGCCGACCCCCCAGGGCGGCGGCATCGCGATCATCGCGGCTTGCCTCGGCGCTGCTGTTCTTTCGCCGCTGCTCGGGGGGCCGACCGTCCCCGTTGCCGTTGTCGGGGCAGCGCTGCTGCTTGCCGCCATCGGCACCCTGGACGACTTGCGGCCGATCCCGGTGCTGCCGCGCTTTGCCCTGCAGGCCGTCGCGGTAGCCTTGGTTCTGGTCGTCCTGCCGGCGGAGTTTCGCATCCTGCCGCCGCTGCCACTCGTTCTGGAGCGCGGCCTCGCATTCTTCGCCCTGGTCTGGTTCGTCAACCTGACCAATTTCATGGACGGGCTCGACTGGATGACGGTAGCCGAAATGCTGCCGCTCACGGCAACGCTGTCGGTGTTCGCCCTGATCGGAACCGCGCCCGCGGCCATCGCGCCGGTGACGCTTGGCCTCGCCGGCGCGCTGGTCGGATTCGCCCCCTTCAACGCCCCGGTGGCGCGGCTGTTCATGGGGGATGTCGGCAGCCTGCCCATCGGCCTGCTGGTGGGCTGGGCCCTGGTGCTGCTCGCCGGAGCCGGTCATCTCGCGGCCGCGCTGCTGCTGCCGCTCTACTATCTCGCCGACGCGACGCTGACGCTGCTGTCGAGGCTGAGGCGGGGCGAGAAAGTCTGGGTCGCCCACCGCACCCACTTCTATCAGCGCGCCACCGACCACGGCTTCACGGTGCGCGAGGTGGTCGGGACCGTGTTCGCGCTCAATCTCGCGCTCGCGACGCTCGCGGGACTATCGGTCGCGCTGTCAACCGTTGCCGCCGATATCGTTCTGCTTGCAGTCGGCACGGTCGCGGTGGCGACGGTGCTGCGGCGCTTTGGCCGCAAGCCAGCCTGA